One region of Takifugu flavidus isolate HTHZ2018 chromosome 14, ASM371156v2, whole genome shotgun sequence genomic DNA includes:
- the mink1 gene encoding misshapen-like kinase 1 isoform X2 encodes MTENAPTRSLDDIDLAALRDPAGIFELVEVVGNGTYGQVYKGRHVKTGQLAAIKVMDVTEEEEEEIKAEINMLKKYSHHRNIATYYGAFVKKSPPGHDDQLWLVMEFCGAGSVTDLVKNTKGSSLKEDWIAYICREILRGLSHLHAHKVIHRDIKGQNVLLTENAEVKLVDFGVSAQLDRTVGRRNTFIGTPYWMAPEVIACDENPDSTYDYRSDIWSLGITAIEMAEGAPPLCDMHPMRALFLIPRNPPPKLKSKKWSKKFIDFIEGCLVKTYPSRPSTEQLLKHSFIRDQPTERQVRIQLKDHIDRTRKKRGEKEETEYEYSGSDEEEENRGDDRESSSILNVPGESTLRRDFQRLQQENKERSEAHKRQQAQLAAQRRDPEEHKRQLLHDRQKRIEEQKEQRRRIEERKEREMVRQQEKGPHRRLDDMRREEDRRLAEREQEFIRHKLEEEQRQLEILQQQLLQEQALLMEYKRKQLEEQRQSERLQRQLQQEHAYLVSLQQQQEKKPQLYHYNKNLDPNNKPTWAREVEERSKLNRQGSPKICTTVSDTAIQSRSDSISQSGVAQSQTPPMQRPVEPQGGQGKFQMAHLVPLKPYAAPVPRSQSLCDQPTKTMSAFPTQDPSLTPTPRPNHSRELVRQNSDPTSEIPAPQAHLIREDRGPWIRLPDVELPPKIPQRTASIATALNTNLSSGIRHPVRASNPDLSRNDRWERGDSMSVISNLPQTGSLERHRILSSSKMDSPILSHDSRHKPGESRTSSRPGRPASYKRAIGEDHGLFAKERAEEQPRPPVKANDYSSSSESSESSEECESGEGVEEEESPTDRHRDADTDSVNTMVVHEDEGEGGEEEQAGGYGDQTMLVQRTPEKRNHNGYTNLPDVVQPSHSPTDSASHSSPGKDSVYDYQSRGLVKASGKSSFTTFVDLGMYQSPGGTGDNMSLSGSRFEQLKMEVRKGSMVNVNPTNTRPPNDTPEIRKYKKRFNSEILCAALWGVNLLVGTENGLKLLDRSGQGKVYPLINSRRFQQMDVLEGLNLLITISGKKNKVRVYYLAWLRNKILHNDPEVEKKQGWTTVGEMEGCVHYKVVKYERIKFLVIALKNAVEVYAWAPKPYHKFMAFKSFSDLPHRPVLVDLTVEEGQRLKVIYGSCAGFHAIDVDSGNNYDIYIPVHIQSQVTPHAIVFLPSSDGMEMLLCYEDEGVYVNTYGRIIKDVVLQWGEMPTSVAHICSNQIMGWGEKAIEIRSVETGHLDGVFMHKRAQRLKFLCERNDKVFFASVRSGGSSQVYFMTLNRNCIMNW; translated from the exons ATGACTGAAAACGCCCCCACACGAAGCCTGGATGACATCGACCTCGCTGCTCTGAGG GATCCAGCAGGAATATTTGAGCTGGTGGAGGTTGTGGGCAATGGGACGTACGGACAGGTGTACAAG GGCCGTCACGTGAAGACTGGCCAGCTGGCTGCCATCAAAGTGATGGAtgtgacggaggaggaggaagaggagatcaAAGCTGAAATCAACATGCTGAAGAAATACAGTCACCATCGCAACATAGCCACTTACTACGGTGCCTTTGTCAAGAAGAGTCCCCCAGGACATGACGACCAGCTTTGG CTGGTGATGGAGTTTTGTGGCGCAGGATCAGTGACCGACCTTGTGAAAAACACCAAGGGCAGCTCTCTTAAGGAGGACTGGATTGCGTACATCTGCAGAGAAATTCTGAGG GGCCTTTCCCACCTCCATGCCCATAAAGTCATTCACAGAGATATCAAAGGGCAGAATGTGCTGCTGACGGAGAACGCTGAAGTCAAACTTG TTGATTTTGGAGTGAGCGCTCAGTTGGACAGGACTGTTGGACGTAGAAACACTTTCATCGGCACGCCGTATTGGATGGCTCCTGAAGTTATCGCCTGTGACGAGAATCCTGATTCCACCTATGACTACAGG AGCGATATCTGGTCTTTGGGGATCACGGCCATCGAGATGGCAGAGGGAGCTCCTC cCTTGTGTGACATGCACCCTATGAGGGCCCTCTTCCTGATTCCCAGGAATCCCCCACCGAAACTGAAGTCCAAAAAATG GTCCAAGAAGTTCATAGACTTCATAGAAGGATGCCTTGTGAAGACGTATCCCAGCCGTCCATCTACAGAGCAGCTGCTCAAACATTCATTTATACGAGACCAGCCCACAGAGCGCCAGGTCCGAATCCAACTCAAAGATCACATTGATCGTACCCGCAAGAAACGGGGAGAAAAAG AGGAAACAGAGTATGAGTACAGTGgtagtgatgaagaggaggaaaaccgTGGCGATGACAGAGAGTCGAG CTCAATCCTTAATGTACCTGGTGAGTCCACACTGAGGAGGGACTTCCAGCGTCTTCAGCAGGAGAACAAAGAGCGCTCCGAGGCCCACaagaggcagcaggcccagcTTGCTGCTCAACGTCGAGACCCCGAGGAACACAAGAGGCAACTTTTGCACGATAGACAGAAACGAATCGAAGAGCAGAAGGAACAGCGTCGTCGAATTGAAGAG AGGAAAGAGCGAGAGATGGTGAGGCAGCAAGAAAAAGGTCCCCATCGGAGACTTGATGATATGAGACGGGAAGAGGACAGAAGGTTGGCAGAAAGGGAGCAG GAGTTTATTCGACATAAGTTAGAAGAAGAACAGCGACAATTAGAaatccttcagcagcagctgcttcaggagcAAGCATTGCTTATG GAGTATAAACGCAAGCAGCTGGAAGAGCAGCGTCAGTCAGAGAGACTGcagaggcagctgcagcaggaacatgcCTACCTGGTGtctctgcaacagcagcaagaaaagAAGCCCCAGCTCTACCATTATAACAAGAATCTggacccaaacaacaaacccaCCTGGGCCCGTGAG GTGGAGGAGCGAAGTAAACTCAACAGACAGGGCTCTCCTAAAATCTGCACCACTGTCTCCGACACTGCTATCCAGTCACGCTCCGACTCTATCAGCCAATCGGGAGTTGCCCAGTCTCAAACTCCACCCATGCAGAGACCTGTGGAGCCCCAAGGGGGACAAGGAAAG TTTCAGATGGCTCACTTGGTTCCCCTCAAGCCTTACGCTGCACCTGTCCCCCGCTCGCAGTCACTCTGTGACCAGCCTACTAAGACCATGTCCGCCTTTCCCACCCAGGATCCTTCCCTTACACCCACACCCCGTCCCAACCACTCCAGAGAGTTAGTGCGTCAAAACTCAGACCCCACTTCAGAAATTCCAGCACCACAGGCACACCTCATCAGAGAGGATCGCGGCCCCTGGATACGCCTGCCAGATGTGGAGCTTCCACCTAAG ATTCCCCAGAGAACGGCATCTATTGCCACAGCTCTCAACACCAACCTTTCCTCGGGGATCAGGCATCCAGTAAGAGCAAG TAATCCAGATCTCAGCCGCAATGATCGTTGGGAGCGAGGGGACAGCATGAGCGTCATATCCAATCTCCCTCAGACTGGATCACTTGAGAGGCATCGCATCCTGA GCTCATCCAAAATGGATTCACCCATTCTCTCCCATGATAGCCGTCACAAGCCAGGGGAGTCTCGCACCTCTTCCCGCCCTGGGCGTCCCGCT AGTTACAAGAGGGCTATAGGGGAG GACCATGGCCTCTTTGCCAAAGAGCGTGCCGAAGAACAGCCACGGCCACCCGTCAAAGCCAACGATTACTCTTCCTCTTCTGAGAGCAGTGAGAGCAGTGAGGAATGTGAGAGTGGTGAGGgggtagaggaagaagaaagccCCACAGATCG TCACCGGGATGCAGACACTGACTCAGTCAACACTATGGTGGTTCATGAAGATGAAGGCGAgggtggagaggaagagcaAGCTGGAGGCTATGGAGATCAGACTATGTTGGTGCAGAGG ACCCCAGAGAAGCGCAACCATAACGGGTACACTAACTTGCCAGATGTGGTTCAGCCTTCCCACTCCCCCACTGATTCGGCCTCTCATTCTTCCCCTGGGAAGGACTCTGTTTATGAT TATCAGTCCAGAGGTTTGGTCAAAGCATCTGGAAAGTCCTCCTTTACGACCTTTGTGGATCTGGGAATGTACCAATCACCAGGAGGAACTGGAGATAACATGTCTCTGTCTG GCTCCAGGTTTGAGCAGCTGAAGATGGAAGTGCGAAAAGGATCGATGGTGAATgttaatcccaccaacacgcgtCCGCCCAACGACACACCTGAGATCCGCAAATACAAGAAGAGATTCAACTCAGAAATCCTGTGTGCAGCACTCTGGG GCGTAAACCTTTTGGTGGGTACCGAGAATGGTTTAAAGTTGCTGGACCGCAGCGGCCAGGGCAAAGTCTACCCCCTCATCAACTCCCGAAGATTCCAACAAATGGACGTGCTCGAGGGTCTCAATCTGCTCATCACCATATCAG GCAAGAAAAATAAGGTGCGTGTGTATTACCTGGCCTGGCTGAGGAATAAGATCCTCCACAATGACCCTGAGGTGGAGAAGAAACAAGGCTGGACCACagtgggggagatggagggcTGTGTACACTACAAAGTGG TCAAGTACGAGAGGATAAAGTTCCTGGTTATCGCCTTGAAGAATGCTGTGGAAGTGTACGCGTGGGCACCTAAACCTTATCACAAATTCATGGCCTTCAAG TCTTTTTCAGACCTGCCTCACAGGCCCGTCCTGGTGGACCTGACAGTTGAAGAGGggcagaggttaaaggtcatttaTGGTTCTTGCGCTGGTTTCCATGCCATTGATGTAGATTCTGGAAACAACTATGACATTTATATTCCAGTTCAC ATCCAGAGCCAAGTGACGCCACATGCCATAGTGTTCCTGCCCAGCTCCGATGGTATGGAAATGCTTTTGTGCTACGAGGACGAAGGCGTCTACGTCAACACCTACGGCCGGATCATTAAGGACGTGGTCCTGCAGTGGGGCGAGATGCCCACTTCTGTTG CTCACATCTGCTCCAATCAGATCATGGGATGGGGAGAGAAGGCCATTGAGATCAGATCGGTGGAGACCGGCCACCTCGATGGCGTCTTCATGCACAAAAGAGCTCAGAGGCTGAAGTTCCTCTGTGAGAGAAATGATAAG GTGTTCTTTGCATCCGTGCGTTCTGGGGGCAGCAGCCAGGTGTACTTCATGACCCTGAACAGGAACTGCATCATGAACTGGTGA
- the mink1 gene encoding misshapen-like kinase 1 isoform X9 has protein sequence MTENAPTRSLDDIDLAALRDPAGIFELVEVVGNGTYGQVYKGRHVKTGQLAAIKVMDVTEEEEEEIKAEINMLKKYSHHRNIATYYGAFVKKSPPGHDDQLWLVMEFCGAGSVTDLVKNTKGSSLKEDWIAYICREILRGLSHLHAHKVIHRDIKGQNVLLTENAEVKLVDFGVSAQLDRTVGRRNTFIGTPYWMAPEVIACDENPDSTYDYRSDIWSLGITAIEMAEGAPPLCDMHPMRALFLIPRNPPPKLKSKKWSKKFIDFIEGCLVKTYPSRPSTEQLLKHSFIRDQPTERQVRIQLKDHIDRTRKKRGEKEETEYEYSGSDEEEENRGDDRESSSILNVPGESTLRRDFQRLQQENKERSEAHKRQQAQLAAQRRDPEEHKRQLLHDRQKRIEEQKEQRRRIEEQQRKEREMVRQQEKGPHRRLDDMRREEDRRLAEREQEFIRHKLEEEQRQLEILQQQLLQEQALLMEYKRKQLEEQRQSERLQRQLQQEHAYLVSLQQQQEKKPQLYHYNKNLDPNNKPTWAREVEERSKLNRQGSPKICTTVSDTAIQSRSDSISQSGVAQSQTPPMQRPVEPQGGQGKDPSLTPTPRPNHSRELVRQNSDPTSEIPAPQAHLIREDRGPWIRLPDVELPPKIPQRTASIATALNTNLSSGIRHPVRASNPDLSRNDRWERGDSMSVISNLPQTGSLERHRILSSSKMDSPILSHDSRHKPGESRTSSRPGRPADHGLFAKERAEEQPRPPVKANDYSSSSESSESSEECESGEGVEEEESPTDRHRDADTDSVNTMVVHEDEGEGGEEEQAGGYGDQTMLVQRTPEKRNHNGYTNLPDVVQPSHSPTDSASHSSPGKDSVYDYQSRGLVKASGKSSFTTFVDLGMYQSPGGTGDNMSLSGSRFEQLKMEVRKGSMVNVNPTNTRPPNDTPEIRKYKKRFNSEILCAALWGVNLLVGTENGLKLLDRSGQGKVYPLINSRRFQQMDVLEGLNLLITISGKKNKVRVYYLAWLRNKILHNDPEVEKKQGWTTVGEMEGCVHYKVVKYERIKFLVIALKNAVEVYAWAPKPYHKFMAFKSFSDLPHRPVLVDLTVEEGQRLKVIYGSCAGFHAIDVDSGNNYDIYIPVHIQSQVTPHAIVFLPSSDGMEMLLCYEDEGVYVNTYGRIIKDVVLQWGEMPTSVAHICSNQIMGWGEKAIEIRSVETGHLDGVFMHKRAQRLKFLCERNDKVFFASVRSGGSSQVYFMTLNRNCIMNW, from the exons ATGACTGAAAACGCCCCCACACGAAGCCTGGATGACATCGACCTCGCTGCTCTGAGG GATCCAGCAGGAATATTTGAGCTGGTGGAGGTTGTGGGCAATGGGACGTACGGACAGGTGTACAAG GGCCGTCACGTGAAGACTGGCCAGCTGGCTGCCATCAAAGTGATGGAtgtgacggaggaggaggaagaggagatcaAAGCTGAAATCAACATGCTGAAGAAATACAGTCACCATCGCAACATAGCCACTTACTACGGTGCCTTTGTCAAGAAGAGTCCCCCAGGACATGACGACCAGCTTTGG CTGGTGATGGAGTTTTGTGGCGCAGGATCAGTGACCGACCTTGTGAAAAACACCAAGGGCAGCTCTCTTAAGGAGGACTGGATTGCGTACATCTGCAGAGAAATTCTGAGG GGCCTTTCCCACCTCCATGCCCATAAAGTCATTCACAGAGATATCAAAGGGCAGAATGTGCTGCTGACGGAGAACGCTGAAGTCAAACTTG TTGATTTTGGAGTGAGCGCTCAGTTGGACAGGACTGTTGGACGTAGAAACACTTTCATCGGCACGCCGTATTGGATGGCTCCTGAAGTTATCGCCTGTGACGAGAATCCTGATTCCACCTATGACTACAGG AGCGATATCTGGTCTTTGGGGATCACGGCCATCGAGATGGCAGAGGGAGCTCCTC cCTTGTGTGACATGCACCCTATGAGGGCCCTCTTCCTGATTCCCAGGAATCCCCCACCGAAACTGAAGTCCAAAAAATG GTCCAAGAAGTTCATAGACTTCATAGAAGGATGCCTTGTGAAGACGTATCCCAGCCGTCCATCTACAGAGCAGCTGCTCAAACATTCATTTATACGAGACCAGCCCACAGAGCGCCAGGTCCGAATCCAACTCAAAGATCACATTGATCGTACCCGCAAGAAACGGGGAGAAAAAG AGGAAACAGAGTATGAGTACAGTGgtagtgatgaagaggaggaaaaccgTGGCGATGACAGAGAGTCGAG CTCAATCCTTAATGTACCTGGTGAGTCCACACTGAGGAGGGACTTCCAGCGTCTTCAGCAGGAGAACAAAGAGCGCTCCGAGGCCCACaagaggcagcaggcccagcTTGCTGCTCAACGTCGAGACCCCGAGGAACACAAGAGGCAACTTTTGCACGATAGACAGAAACGAATCGAAGAGCAGAAGGAACAGCGTCGTCGAATTGAAGAG CAACAGAGGAAAGAGCGAGAGATGGTGAGGCAGCAAGAAAAAGGTCCCCATCGGAGACTTGATGATATGAGACGGGAAGAGGACAGAAGGTTGGCAGAAAGGGAGCAG GAGTTTATTCGACATAAGTTAGAAGAAGAACAGCGACAATTAGAaatccttcagcagcagctgcttcaggagcAAGCATTGCTTATG GAGTATAAACGCAAGCAGCTGGAAGAGCAGCGTCAGTCAGAGAGACTGcagaggcagctgcagcaggaacatgcCTACCTGGTGtctctgcaacagcagcaagaaaagAAGCCCCAGCTCTACCATTATAACAAGAATCTggacccaaacaacaaacccaCCTGGGCCCGTGAG GTGGAGGAGCGAAGTAAACTCAACAGACAGGGCTCTCCTAAAATCTGCACCACTGTCTCCGACACTGCTATCCAGTCACGCTCCGACTCTATCAGCCAATCGGGAGTTGCCCAGTCTCAAACTCCACCCATGCAGAGACCTGTGGAGCCCCAAGGGGGACAAGGAAAG GATCCTTCCCTTACACCCACACCCCGTCCCAACCACTCCAGAGAGTTAGTGCGTCAAAACTCAGACCCCACTTCAGAAATTCCAGCACCACAGGCACACCTCATCAGAGAGGATCGCGGCCCCTGGATACGCCTGCCAGATGTGGAGCTTCCACCTAAG ATTCCCCAGAGAACGGCATCTATTGCCACAGCTCTCAACACCAACCTTTCCTCGGGGATCAGGCATCCAGTAAGAGCAAG TAATCCAGATCTCAGCCGCAATGATCGTTGGGAGCGAGGGGACAGCATGAGCGTCATATCCAATCTCCCTCAGACTGGATCACTTGAGAGGCATCGCATCCTGA GCTCATCCAAAATGGATTCACCCATTCTCTCCCATGATAGCCGTCACAAGCCAGGGGAGTCTCGCACCTCTTCCCGCCCTGGGCGTCCCGCT GACCATGGCCTCTTTGCCAAAGAGCGTGCCGAAGAACAGCCACGGCCACCCGTCAAAGCCAACGATTACTCTTCCTCTTCTGAGAGCAGTGAGAGCAGTGAGGAATGTGAGAGTGGTGAGGgggtagaggaagaagaaagccCCACAGATCG TCACCGGGATGCAGACACTGACTCAGTCAACACTATGGTGGTTCATGAAGATGAAGGCGAgggtggagaggaagagcaAGCTGGAGGCTATGGAGATCAGACTATGTTGGTGCAGAGG ACCCCAGAGAAGCGCAACCATAACGGGTACACTAACTTGCCAGATGTGGTTCAGCCTTCCCACTCCCCCACTGATTCGGCCTCTCATTCTTCCCCTGGGAAGGACTCTGTTTATGAT TATCAGTCCAGAGGTTTGGTCAAAGCATCTGGAAAGTCCTCCTTTACGACCTTTGTGGATCTGGGAATGTACCAATCACCAGGAGGAACTGGAGATAACATGTCTCTGTCTG GCTCCAGGTTTGAGCAGCTGAAGATGGAAGTGCGAAAAGGATCGATGGTGAATgttaatcccaccaacacgcgtCCGCCCAACGACACACCTGAGATCCGCAAATACAAGAAGAGATTCAACTCAGAAATCCTGTGTGCAGCACTCTGGG GCGTAAACCTTTTGGTGGGTACCGAGAATGGTTTAAAGTTGCTGGACCGCAGCGGCCAGGGCAAAGTCTACCCCCTCATCAACTCCCGAAGATTCCAACAAATGGACGTGCTCGAGGGTCTCAATCTGCTCATCACCATATCAG GCAAGAAAAATAAGGTGCGTGTGTATTACCTGGCCTGGCTGAGGAATAAGATCCTCCACAATGACCCTGAGGTGGAGAAGAAACAAGGCTGGACCACagtgggggagatggagggcTGTGTACACTACAAAGTGG TCAAGTACGAGAGGATAAAGTTCCTGGTTATCGCCTTGAAGAATGCTGTGGAAGTGTACGCGTGGGCACCTAAACCTTATCACAAATTCATGGCCTTCAAG TCTTTTTCAGACCTGCCTCACAGGCCCGTCCTGGTGGACCTGACAGTTGAAGAGGggcagaggttaaaggtcatttaTGGTTCTTGCGCTGGTTTCCATGCCATTGATGTAGATTCTGGAAACAACTATGACATTTATATTCCAGTTCAC ATCCAGAGCCAAGTGACGCCACATGCCATAGTGTTCCTGCCCAGCTCCGATGGTATGGAAATGCTTTTGTGCTACGAGGACGAAGGCGTCTACGTCAACACCTACGGCCGGATCATTAAGGACGTGGTCCTGCAGTGGGGCGAGATGCCCACTTCTGTTG CTCACATCTGCTCCAATCAGATCATGGGATGGGGAGAGAAGGCCATTGAGATCAGATCGGTGGAGACCGGCCACCTCGATGGCGTCTTCATGCACAAAAGAGCTCAGAGGCTGAAGTTCCTCTGTGAGAGAAATGATAAG GTGTTCTTTGCATCCGTGCGTTCTGGGGGCAGCAGCCAGGTGTACTTCATGACCCTGAACAGGAACTGCATCATGAACTGGTGA